A region of the Prevotella melaninogenica genome:
CGATGTTCTTTGCATTAGCATAGCTCATCTGCTTCTTCATCTTCGCCTTGTCTGGGAACATTTCTGTGCGAATGCCGGCTTTACGTGCAGCTGCAACAATTGGCAGACAGTAAGCTGTTTCCTTCTCACCGAAATTGATAAAGAGAAGCTGAGTGCCCTGTACGCTCTCCTTTGGATAGAGGTCGAGAGTATTTAAGACATCATAGATGCGATCAGCACCAAAACTTATTCCAACGCCAGAGATACCTGGCATACCAAAAATACCTGTGAGGTTATCGTAACGACCACCACCTGTAATAGAACCAATCTGTACATCAAGTGCCTTTACTTCAAAGATAGCACCTGTATAATAGTTCAATCCACGTGCCAAAGTAAGGTCGAGTTGTATCTCATTGTTCAGTCCTGAATTCTTCAAGTTGTCAAGAATAAAACGCGTTTCTTCTACACCTTTCAATCCTGTCTCACTCTCCTTTAAGACTTCTGCAATAACATCAAGTTTCTCTTCATTAGTTCCTTCTAACTTAATGATAGGCTGTAACTTCTCTATTGCCTCCTCAGAGATTCCATTGTTACGCAACTCTTCGTTTACATTATCAAGGCCTATCTTATCAAGTTTATCGATAGCAACAGTAATGTCAACAATCTTTTCCTTCTCACCAATCACTTCTGCAATACCTGTGAGAATCTTTCTATTGTTAATCTTTATCTGTACACGAATACCAAACTCTGTAAATACAGTGTCAATAATCTGCATTAATTCCACCTCGTTTAGCAATGAGTCTGAACCAACGACATCTGCATCACACTGATAGAACTCGCGATAACGACCCTTTTGTGGGCGGTCGGCACGCCAAACTGGCTGTATCTGATAACGCTTGAAAGGTAATTGCAACTCATCACGATGCATCACAACGTAGCGAGCAAAAGGTACTGTAAGATCATAACGCAAGCCCTTCTCACAGAGCTTTGTCTGCATCTTAAGTGTATTGCGCTCCTTGAGTTCATCATCGCTAACAGCCTTCAAGTAATCTCCTGAATTCAGAATCTTAAAGAGAAGTTTATCTCCTTCTTCACCATACTTGCCCATCAGCGTTTGTAATGTCTCCATAGAAGGTGTTTCTATCTGCTGAAAACCATAGAGAGCATAGACACGCTTGATAGTATCAAATATGTAATTTCGTTTTGCCATCTCATCAGGTCCGAAATCACGTGTACCCTTTGGAATGGAAG
Encoded here:
- the hisS gene encoding histidine--tRNA ligase — translated: MANKPSIPKGTRDFGPDEMAKRNYIFDTIKRVYALYGFQQIETPSMETLQTLMGKYGEEGDKLLFKILNSGDYLKAVSDDELKERNTLKMQTKLCEKGLRYDLTVPFARYVVMHRDELQLPFKRYQIQPVWRADRPQKGRYREFYQCDADVVGSDSLLNEVELMQIIDTVFTEFGIRVQIKINNRKILTGIAEVIGEKEKIVDITVAIDKLDKIGLDNVNEELRNNGISEEAIEKLQPIIKLEGTNEEKLDVIAEVLKESETGLKGVEETRFILDNLKNSGLNNEIQLDLTLARGLNYYTGAIFEVKALDVQIGSITGGGRYDNLTGIFGMPGISGVGISFGADRIYDVLNTLDLYPKESVQGTQLLFINFGEKETAYCLPIVAAARKAGIRTEMFPDKAKMKKQMSYANAKNIGFVALAGETEMQEGKITLKNMSTGEQELLTPEEIINRF